A DNA window from bacterium contains the following coding sequences:
- a CDS encoding peptide MFS transporter yields MSTQRTILGHPPGLFVLFFTEMWERFSYYGMRSLLVLFMVDHLFLRPDVGQEVLGFNAIKGTLEAIFGPLANQPLSSQIYGLYTAFVYLTPLFGGMLADRVLGRRKTVVLGAVLMAIGHFLMAVENLFFLALLFLILGNGAFKPNISTQVGDLYPPGDPRRDRAFTIFYMGINLGAFFSPLVCGTLGQTLGWHYGFGAAGVGMVLGLVVYLWGRRFLAPETLAATKEKRAAERQPLTKDEWRRIWALVTLCALNIVFWGVYEQQGNTMQLWADRNTNWNFLGFQVPSTWYQAFNPMIIFIFAPLLNTFWAWQAKRNREPGSVIKMAIGCFILGASFLIMIAGVQGMGPEDRKNVMWLLSTTFVLTIGELYLSPIGLSLVTKVAPARIVSMMMGVWFLSSFFGNYLSGFLGTFWEKMPREAFFGMLCILGLAAGLAIWTLSKPLKAAVASHE; encoded by the coding sequence ATGAGCACACAGCGCACGATCCTGGGCCACCCGCCCGGCCTCTTCGTCCTCTTCTTCACGGAGATGTGGGAGCGCTTCTCCTACTACGGCATGCGCTCGCTGCTCGTGCTGTTCATGGTCGACCACCTCTTCCTGCGCCCGGACGTGGGCCAGGAAGTGCTCGGCTTCAACGCGATCAAGGGCACGCTGGAGGCGATCTTCGGGCCGCTGGCGAACCAGCCGCTTTCCTCGCAGATCTACGGGCTCTACACGGCCTTCGTCTACCTGACGCCGCTCTTCGGCGGCATGCTGGCCGACCGCGTGCTCGGCCGGCGCAAGACGGTGGTGCTCGGCGCCGTGCTGATGGCGATCGGCCACTTCCTGATGGCCGTCGAGAACCTCTTCTTCCTGGCGCTGCTCTTTCTGATCCTCGGCAACGGCGCTTTCAAGCCGAACATCTCGACCCAGGTGGGCGACCTCTACCCGCCCGGCGATCCGCGCCGCGACCGCGCCTTCACGATCTTCTACATGGGCATCAACCTGGGCGCCTTCTTCTCGCCCCTGGTCTGCGGCACGCTGGGCCAGACGCTCGGCTGGCACTACGGCTTCGGCGCCGCCGGCGTCGGCATGGTGCTGGGCCTGGTCGTCTACCTCTGGGGCCGGCGCTTCCTCGCGCCGGAGACCCTCGCGGCGACCAAGGAGAAGCGAGCGGCCGAGCGGCAGCCGCTCACGAAGGACGAGTGGCGCCGCATCTGGGCGCTGGTCACCCTGTGCGCGCTGAACATCGTCTTCTGGGGCGTCTACGAGCAGCAGGGCAACACCATGCAGCTCTGGGCCGACCGCAACACGAACTGGAACTTCCTGGGCTTCCAGGTGCCCTCGACCTGGTACCAGGCCTTCAATCCGATGATCATCTTCATCTTCGCGCCGCTGCTGAACACCTTCTGGGCCTGGCAGGCGAAGCGGAATCGCGAGCCGGGCAGCGTGATCAAGATGGCGATCGGTTGCTTCATCCTCGGCGCGTCCTTCCTGATCATGATCGCCGGCGTGCAGGGCATGGGGCCGGAGGACCGGAAGAACGTGATGTGGCTGCTGAGCACCACCTTCGTGCTCACGATCGGCGAGCTGTACCTGTCACCGATCGGGCTCTCGCTGGTGACCAAGGTGGCGCCGGCGCGCATCGTCTCGATGATGATGGGCGTCTGGTTCCTGTCGAGCTTCTTCGGCAACTACCTGTCGGGCTTCCTCGGCACCTTCTGGGAGAAGATGCCGCGCGAGGCCTTCTTCGGGATGCTCTGCATCCTGGGCCTCGCGGCGGGCCTGGCGATCTGGACGCTGAGCAAGCCCCTGAAGGCGGCGGTGGCGTCGCACGAGTAG